A stretch of DNA from Campylobacter concisus:
AAGTCGAGTATCGTCACTAAATGAATTTATAAATTCCATCACCGCGTAAGCTCTTTTTTGTGAAAGCTCTAAGTTATAAATATAGCTTCCATCGCTGTCCGTAAAGCCTTCGATTATAATTTGATCAATGTTTGATGCAATATCTTTATCATTTAAAAGCACGTCAAAATATTTACTAAGCGTAGCCTTTAGCTCCTCTTTGACCTCTTCTTTTAAGACCGCACTGCCTTTATCAAAAAGTACTGAGGAGCTAAGCTTTAGCGCGCCTGAGTTTGGATCGATCTCGATGCTTGAGCCTAGCCTATCTTTTAAGGCTGAGATCACTTTTACCCTTATTCCAGTTAGGTTTTTGATCCTGTCACGAGTGACGTTTAAGTCCCTTAAAAGCTCGTCATATCTAGCCTCTCTTTGGCTCACTTGCTCGAGCAAAAAGGCGATCTTAGCTAAATTTTTCTCGCTGCTTTCATTTGCGTCGCTAAGCGCTCTATCTTTTGATGAAATTTCATCATTTAGCACGATCATCTTTTGATTTAGATCAAAAATACTGGCATTTAGCTCTTTTATACTCGCATTTGCATCTTTGTTTTCATTTATTAGCTGAGCTAGCTTTTCTTTTAGAGCGTCTATTTGGATAACAAAAATTTCATTTGATTTTTTCAAATTTATATTTTCGTCGCTTATCTTTGAAAGCTCTCTTTTTAGGGCGTCATTTAGCTCTTCAAGGGTGAAATTTCTACCCTGGGCGTCTTTTAAATTTGCCAGTGCTGCGATGATGGCTTGCTCTTTATTTTCAAGGGTGTTTTGAGTTAGGACGTATTTTACGACGACAGCGCCTATTAGCAGCATAAAAACAAAGAGTAGACCCGCCATCAAGTCCGCGTACGAAACCCAAAAGCTCGATTGATCCTCGTTATTTTTGTTTATTTTCATTGCACTAGATTTTCGATTTTTTCTATTACAGAATTTGCTTCTTTATCGATCTCGTCTATGTTTTTCTTAAGCTCAGCTATGAGGCTCTCGCGCTCTTTTTCACGCTCCAAGCTCCTGCCCTCTTGCTCATATGCGGCTTTAAATATCGTCGCACTCTCCACGAGCGAGGCTCTAAATTCCTTTAGTGCGTCGTTTTGCTCTTTCATGAGTGAGTAAGAAAATTCTCTTAAAACCTTGTCAAAGCCCTTGATAGTCTGCTCAAATTTAAGCTGGCTCTCTTTTGTGGCGTTTAAATTTCTACTAAAAATTTCGCCAAGTTTTGCATGCTCGGTTAAAATTTTAATCTCCATATCTTTAAAGGCGTTAGAGAACGCGCTTACTGCCTTTAACATATCAGAGTGGATTTTTACAAATTCATCTTGTTTTAGCCCAGATTCATTTAGCATTTTAAGGTTTGTGCTAAGCTCGGCTTTGCTTTGATTGATGATATTTTTCTCAACCTCGCAAAGCTCTTTTAGACTGTTAAATTTCTCATTTGTCAGTTCGCTTAGCTCTTTTACAAATTTATCGTCAAGCACCATTTTAAAGGCGTCGTGACTATCTTTAAAGTAGCCTACACTTGCTTTCATGAAATTTGCATTTAGCTCATTTTCTTGCCAGAAAAACTCACGGCTTAGCTCTTTTTGCTCGCTGTAAAATCTCTCAAATTTACTAATGCCGATCTTTTCAAAAAACATCCACCAAAGCGCTAAAAATATGCCATATATCGATACATAAAACGCCGTAGCTACGCCGTTTAGCAGTATAGCGATCTCTTTTTCAAGTTCGTTTGCAGTGCTTGAGCTAAAGCTTGGCATAGAGATAGCGATACTGATAAATGTGCCCAAAATTCCAAGCATAGGAAAGACTGCTTGCCCGATGTTAGCTAGGTTGTCATTTCTAAAATTTCTTGTATAGCTCTCAAAAAAATCTTCAAATTTAGCATTTGCCTTTTTGATGCTTGAAATTTCAAAAAGGTGAGCGATGATAAATTCTTTTAGCCTTATCTTGTAGTCTTTAGTATTTGCTAAGAAATTTGAGTAAGCTACCAAGGCGCTATGGCGAGAAAAGATAAATGCCACAAAGAGTATAACGCCCATCATCACGATGGTGTGAAGCTTCATCTGAAAATTTATAACGCCAAGATACGCTAGTATCGCCAAGATGTAGATAGCTAAAGGGATAAAGATAACTTTAAAAAAGACAAAGAAAGAGTGAGCTTGGCGCTCTTTTGGCACGCTTAGCTCACTAAAATCATTTTGATTTTGCATAGGATTAGTTCCTATTTAGGCAGTTTAAGTCGCTAAAAGCAGTCTGAAGACGCTTAACCATGCTCTCCTCACCACTTCTTAGCCATTTCCTTGGGTCGTAGTATTTTTTATTTGGTTTATCGTCGCCCTCTGGGTTTCCGATCTGACCTTGTAAGTATGCTCTATTTTTAGCCTCGTACTCGCGCACGCCGTCCCAGAAAGCCCACTGCGTATCTGTATCAATGTTCATCTTGATAACGCCGTAGCTAACAGCATTTTTGATATCTTTTAACTCGCTACCGCTACCACCATGAAATACAAAATTTACTGGCTTGTCGCTTTTTGTGTTAAATTTCTTAGCGACATAGGCTTGTGAGTTTTTAAGAATTTCTGGTCTTAGCACGACATTGCCCGGTTTATAGACACCATGAACGTTGCCAAAACTGGCTGCGATGCTAAATTTATCGCTTATCTTACTTAGTCTTTCATAAGCAAGTGCGACGTCCTCTGGCTGAGTGTAAAGAAGTGCGTTATCAACACTTGTGTTATCCACGCCGTCCTCTTCGCCACCAGTGACGCCAAGCTCGATCTCTAGGCTGATACCAAGCTCGCTAAGCTCTTTTAGGTACTTCTCACATGTGCTTAAATTTTCGTTGATATTCTCTTCACTAAGATCAAGCATGTGAGAGCTAAAAAGTGGCACGCCGTGAGTTTTTTTATACTCATGGCTTGCTTTTACTAGCTCATCTATCCAAGGCAAAAGCTTTCTAGCGGCATGGTCAGTGTGTAAAATGACTGGCACGCCATAAGCCTTGGCTAGTAGATGAACATGCTTTGCTCCAGCGATCGCACCAAGAACGGCTGCGTTTTCGCAGGCTTTACCAGCGTAAAAACCTGCACCGCCATTACTAAACTGAACGATAACAGGCGAGTTAGCAACCTTTGCTGCTTCTAAAACAGCATTTACTGAGTCGCTGCCTACGACATTTACAGCAGGTATTGCAAAACCTTGCTCTTTGGCATAAGCATAAAGTTTTGTTACATCATCTCCGCTTAAAACACCAGGTTTTACGATATCTAAAACGCCCATTTTATCCTCCAAATTTTATTTGTATTCTATCTTTGCTTTTTGGCGTAGAGCTTCACTTTTTTGTCTAACAGCAGCTTGGAATTTCTCCATTTTTACAGCTTGCTCGATCTCTGGTTTTGCTTGCTCAAAGCTTACAGTACCAGCAGCTTTGCCATCTTCTTTTAAGATAACATGGTAGCCAAACTGAGTTTTAACTGGCTTAGTTGAAACTGTGCCATTAGCCATTGAAAATGCTGCGTCTGCAAAAGGTTTTACCATTTGGCTTTGACCAAACCAGCCAAGCTCGCCACCGTGTGCTGCTGAGCCTTTGTCGATTGATTTTTGGCTTGCTAGCTCTGCAAATTTCTTAGTTAGAGCCTCGCCTTTTAAATTTTTAAGTTGAGCTATGATGTCATTTGCTGTTTTTTCATCTTCAACTAAGATATGTCTTGCTCTTGCTTGAGCTGGTTGGTTCATGCTAGCTTTGTTTTTGTTATAAAAATCTCTTAAATCGCTATCGCTTACTTTTATACCGTCAAATAGTTTTCTCATATAAAGCTCAACTGCGATGCCCTCTTGTGCAGCTTTTACAGCCTTGATGTAATCAACATCTTTTTCAATGCCTGTCGCTTTTGCGTCTTTTAAAAGAAGTTTTCTGTTGATTAGATCGTCGATTATACGTTTTTTCTCATTTGGTTGAAGCTTGCTAGCGTCAAATCCTGGCATAGCTGCTGATAAAAGTGCTGAGATATCGCTATCATTTATAGCATCGCCATCAACTGTTGCAACTACTGCTGCGTTTAGAGTGACAGCTGCAGCTAAACTTAAAACTGCTGGAAACAAAAATTTTTTCATATAAATCCTTTAAAAAATTGATTTTATGGGCAAGATTATATCAAATAATGCGGTAACTTTTCGTTTAACTTGTAATTTTAGGTAAAATAGCCAGATGAGAACAAAAAAAGATATTTTAGAGATAAAAAGAAGACTTTTGGACGAGTTTAAGGACGCAAAAAGCGAGCTTAAATTTAGAAATTTATATGAGCTACTTGTTTGTGTCATGCTCTCAGCTCAGTGCACCGACAAAAGGGTAAATTTGATCACGCCTGCCCTATTTGAGGCGTATAAAGACGTTTTTGAGCTAGCTAGCGCAAATTTAGCCAGTCTAAAGCTCTTGATAAACTCATGCAGCTTTTTTAACAACAAAGCCATAAATTTGATCAAAATGGCAAACAGCGTGGTTGAGCTTTATAACGGAGAAATTCCGCTTGATGAAGAGAAGCTAAAAGCCCTTGCTGGAGTTGGGCAAAAGACCGCTCACGTCGTGCTTTTAGAGGCGACAAATGCAAACGTAATGGCTGTTGATACGCATGTTTTTAGAGTATCACACAGGCTTGGTTTAAGCAGTGCAAAGACGCCAGAAGCGACTGAAGAGGATCTAAGCCGTGCCTTTAAAACCGATCTTGGCAAGCTTCATCAAGGCATGGTTCTTTTTGGGCGCTACACCTGCAAGGCTAAAAAACCACTCTGCCATGAGTGCATATTAAACGATCTTTGTAAGAGCAAGGATAAGGCTATTTAGATTTTCTCAAGCTTTGCTAGGAAATTTTTAGCATTTATAAAGCCGATCGTTCTAAGTGATTTTTGCTCTTCGCCGTTTTTAAAAAGTAGAAGTGCAGGCGGATCGATGAGTTCAAAATTTCTTAACATCTCATCATTTTGCGCCCCACCACTTGTCACGTCGATGCGAATAAGCGTAAAATTTGCCAAAGCATTTTTCACGCCAGCGTCCTTAAAAGTGATATGCTCTATCTCTTTGCAGCTCGCGCACCACTCGGCGTAAAAATCCACAAGTACTGGCTTGCCTGAGCTTTTTATCATCTCATTTAGCTCGTTTAAATTTCTAGCTTGTTTGAAATTTAACTCGCTCTCGTTTTTTGCTAAATTTAGTCCAGAAAGCGGCGAAAATGCGTCTTTTGAGCCTAAAAATGCTCCAATTATTAGCATGAAAGAGTAGATAAAAGCTAGCATGCAAAGTGCTTTTTTAAATTTAGCCCAGCCGCTATTTGCTGCCTCAAACGCCCCAAGGTAAATGGCTGCAAAGACGCCTATGATGCCGTAACCTAGTAGCTCAAAAAACGCTCCAAGCACGCGTGCAAGGATCCAAACTGCCATGATGAGCATCAAAAAGCCAAAGAGTTTTTTGACCTCGTCCATCCAACTACCAGGTTTTGGCAAGAGCTTTCCAGAGCTTAGCCCAATAATAAGCAGTGGCACTCCCATGCCAAGCCCCATGACAAAAAGCATAATGCCACCATAAAAGATATTTCCACTTTGAGCGATATAAAGAAGCGCGCCCGCTAGTGGTGCTGCAACGCAAGGCGACACAATGAGAGCTGAGGCAAAACCCATAATAAAAATTCCAACATAGCCTGAGCTATTTTGCGATTTTTTACTTATTAAATTTTCAAATTTTGCTGGCAATTTTATATCATAAAATCCAAACATGCTAAAGCTTAAAACGACAAAAATGGCTGCAAAAGCGCCAAGTACATAGATATTTTGCAAAGCTCCTGCGATACCAAAGCCAAGTAGACTAGCTGCCACTCCAGCTAGTGCGTAAGCTAGGCTCATCGCGACAACATAAATGAATGATAATAAGAAGCCTTTTTTTGCATTTAAATTAGCACCTTTTGAGACGATTATGCTTGAAAGTATCGGTATCATCGGAAAGACGCAAGGTGTTAGTGAAAGCAAGAGACCATAACCAAAAAAAGTAAGAAGCGAGATAAAGAAATTTTTATCTCCAAGCCTATTAGCGATATCTTGCTCGCTAGAAAATTCTTCAGCAAGAATGTCGGTATCGCTTTTTTGCTCTTTTTTAAAAGTGGCGATGCTAAATTTTCCAGCTTGGTCAGTTATCTCATAAATTTTACTTTGTGGACGGTAACAAATGCCGTTTTTAGCACAGCCTTGATAGTTAATGTCAAGTATTGCTTTGCCATTTGAAAGATTTTCTTTTACTAAATTTAATGGGATAAAAATCGAAAAATCTTTTGGATAAATTTCATATTCTCCCGTATTTTCACTACTTGGTAAATTTAATAGCTCATTTATCTTTTTGCCAGCTAGTTTAATCTCAAAACTCTCTTTATAAAGATAGATATTTTCACCAAAGTTAAACTTCACTTCAACATTTTGACTATCAATGCTTGGAGTTAAGACAAAGGCTTTGCTAACATCTAAAACCTCAGCAAAAAGCGAGCTTGCAAATAAAATAAGCGAAAAAAGAAATTTTAAAAACATACTAATCCTTGTTAAATTAAAAAAGATGATTTTAGTCTAAATTCCTAAATTTATTCTATTTTATTGTAAAATTGTGAAAATATGTGAAATTTTAAAGGAGCAAAGATGTCAAAAGACAAAAAACACCAAAAAAGTGAGAAACTTGGCTACGAGGAAGAGCTTAGACTACTTCAAATTGAACTTTTAAAATTTCAAAATTACGTAAAAGAAAAAGGTCTTAGAGTACTTATGCTAATGGAAGGGCGCGACGCAGCCGGTAAAGGAGGAACGATAAAACGCCTAACTGAGCATCTAAATCCAAGGGGTT
This window harbors:
- a CDS encoding OmpA family protein, translated to MKINKNNEDQSSFWVSYADLMAGLLFVFMLLIGAVVVKYVLTQNTLENKEQAIIAALANLKDAQGRNFTLEELNDALKRELSKISDENINLKKSNEIFVIQIDALKEKLAQLINENKDANASIKELNASIFDLNQKMIVLNDEISSKDRALSDANESSEKNLAKIAFLLEQVSQREARYDELLRDLNVTRDRIKNLTGIRVKVISALKDRLGSSIEIDPNSGALKLSSSVLFDKGSAVLKEEVKEELKATLSKYFDVLLNDKDIASNIDQIIIEGFTDSDGSYIYNLELSQKRAYAVMEFINSFSDDTRLRKLLVASGRSYNELIFKDGAEDKDASRRIEIKFSLSNKEAINEIEKFLEFKGD
- a CDS encoding MotA/TolQ/ExbB proton channel family protein; translation: MQNQNDFSELSVPKERQAHSFFVFFKVIFIPLAIYILAILAYLGVINFQMKLHTIVMMGVILFVAFIFSRHSALVAYSNFLANTKDYKIRLKEFIIAHLFEISSIKKANAKFEDFFESYTRNFRNDNLANIGQAVFPMLGILGTFISIAISMPSFSSSTANELEKEIAILLNGVATAFYVSIYGIFLALWWMFFEKIGISKFERFYSEQKELSREFFWQENELNANFMKASVGYFKDSHDAFKMVLDDKFVKELSELTNEKFNSLKELCEVEKNIINQSKAELSTNLKMLNESGLKQDEFVKIHSDMLKAVSAFSNAFKDMEIKILTEHAKLGEIFSRNLNATKESQLKFEQTIKGFDKVLREFSYSLMKEQNDALKEFRASLVESATIFKAAYEQEGRSLEREKERESLIAELKKNIDEIDKEANSVIEKIENLVQ
- the fbaA gene encoding class II fructose-bisphosphate aldolase, giving the protein MGVLDIVKPGVLSGDDVTKLYAYAKEQGFAIPAVNVVGSDSVNAVLEAAKVANSPVIVQFSNGGAGFYAGKACENAAVLGAIAGAKHVHLLAKAYGVPVILHTDHAARKLLPWIDELVKASHEYKKTHGVPLFSSHMLDLSEENINENLSTCEKYLKELSELGISLEIELGVTGGEEDGVDNTSVDNALLYTQPEDVALAYERLSKISDKFSIAASFGNVHGVYKPGNVVLRPEILKNSQAYVAKKFNTKSDKPVNFVFHGGSGSELKDIKNAVSYGVIKMNIDTDTQWAFWDGVREYEAKNRAYLQGQIGNPEGDDKPNKKYYDPRKWLRSGEESMVKRLQTAFSDLNCLNRN
- a CDS encoding peptidylprolyl isomerase, with product MKKFLFPAVLSLAAAVTLNAAVVATVDGDAINDSDISALLSAAMPGFDASKLQPNEKKRIIDDLINRKLLLKDAKATGIEKDVDYIKAVKAAQEGIAVELYMRKLFDGIKVSDSDLRDFYNKNKASMNQPAQARARHILVEDEKTANDIIAQLKNLKGEALTKKFAELASQKSIDKGSAAHGGELGWFGQSQMVKPFADAAFSMANGTVSTKPVKTQFGYHVILKEDGKAAGTVSFEQAKPEIEQAVKMEKFQAAVRQKSEALRQKAKIEYK
- the nth gene encoding endonuclease III; amino-acid sequence: MRTKKDILEIKRRLLDEFKDAKSELKFRNLYELLVCVMLSAQCTDKRVNLITPALFEAYKDVFELASANLASLKLLINSCSFFNNKAINLIKMANSVVELYNGEIPLDEEKLKALAGVGQKTAHVVLLEATNANVMAVDTHVFRVSHRLGLSSAKTPEATEEDLSRAFKTDLGKLHQGMVLFGRYTCKAKKPLCHECILNDLCKSKDKAI
- the dsbD gene encoding protein-disulfide reductase DsbD, which produces MFLKFLFSLILFASSLFAEVLDVSKAFVLTPSIDSQNVEVKFNFGENIYLYKESFEIKLAGKKINELLNLPSSENTGEYEIYPKDFSIFIPLNLVKENLSNGKAILDINYQGCAKNGICYRPQSKIYEITDQAGKFSIATFKKEQKSDTDILAEEFSSEQDIANRLGDKNFFISLLTFFGYGLLLSLTPCVFPMIPILSSIIVSKGANLNAKKGFLLSFIYVVAMSLAYALAGVAASLLGFGIAGALQNIYVLGAFAAIFVVLSFSMFGFYDIKLPAKFENLISKKSQNSSGYVGIFIMGFASALIVSPCVAAPLAGALLYIAQSGNIFYGGIMLFVMGLGMGVPLLIIGLSSGKLLPKPGSWMDEVKKLFGFLMLIMAVWILARVLGAFFELLGYGIIGVFAAIYLGAFEAANSGWAKFKKALCMLAFIYSFMLIIGAFLGSKDAFSPLSGLNLAKNESELNFKQARNLNELNEMIKSSGKPVLVDFYAEWCASCKEIEHITFKDAGVKNALANFTLIRIDVTSGGAQNDEMLRNFELIDPPALLLFKNGEEQKSLRTIGFINAKNFLAKLEKI